In the genome of Monodelphis domestica isolate mMonDom1 chromosome 2, mMonDom1.pri, whole genome shotgun sequence, one region contains:
- the SUMF2 gene encoding inactive C-alpha-formylglycine-generating enzyme 2, with the protein MGSFLPPSLLLLPLLVLVFLGLWPESGNGQDNSMVQLPGGTFQMGTNSPDGKDGEGPIREVTVKPFAIDKYPVTNKDFREFVRQKKYQTEAESFGWSFVFEDFVSDELKKKVTQKLESAPWWLPVEKAFWRQPAGPGSGIRDRLDFPVLHVSWNDAQAFCAWRGKRLPTEEEWEFAARGGLKGRVYPWGNQFQPNRTNLWQGKFPQADTAEDGFHGASPVDAFPPQNNYGLYDLMGNVWEWTASTYGPPVPGQDRRVLRGASWIDTAEGSANHRARVTTRMGNTPDSASDNLGFRCAASPGRPSGEL; encoded by the exons ATGGGCTCCTTCCTCCCGCCTAGTCTGCTGCTGTTACCGCTCTTGGTGCTTGTGTTCCTGGGCTTGTGGCCAGAGTCAG GCAATGGGCAAGATAACAGCATGGTCCAGCTGCCAGGTGGGACATTCCAGATGGGGACAAATTCCCCGGATGGCAAGGATGGGGAAGGACCCATCAGGGAAGTAACTGTGAAGCCCTTTGCCATTGATAAATATCCTGTCACCAACAAAGATTTCAG GGAATTTGTCAGGCAGAAGAAGTACCAGACAGAAGCTGAGTCATTTGGGTGGAGTTTTGTTTTTGAAGACTTTGTGTCTGATgagctgaaaaaaaaagtgacccAGAAGCTGGAG TCTGCACCCTGGTGGCTCCCAGTGGAAAAGGCATTTTGGAGGCAG CCTGCAGGTCCAGGTTCTGGCATCCGAGACCGGCTAGACTTCCCGGTGCTGCATGTGAGCTGGAATGATGCCCAAGCTTTCTGTGCCTGGAGAGGCAAGCGGCTGCCCACGGAGGAGGAATGGGAGTTTGCTGCCCGGGGCGGGCTGAAGG GTCGAGTATACCCCTGGGGGAACCAGTTCCAGCCAAACCGCACCAACCTATGGCAG GGCAAATTCCCCCAGGCTGATACAGCTGAGGATGGTTTCCATGGAGCCTCACCTGTAGATGCTTTTCCTCCCCAAAACAACTATG GATTATATGACCTCATGGGCAATGTGTGGGAGTGGACAGCATCCACTTATGGACCTCCTGTCCCTGGCCAAGACAGGAGGGTGCTGAGGGGAGCATCCTGGATTGACACAGCTGAAGGTTCAGCCAACCACCGGGCCCGAGTCACTACCAG GATGGGCAACACTCCAGACTCTGCCTCGGACAACTTGGGCTTCCGCTGTGCAGCCAGCCCAGGCCGGCCTTCTGGGGAACTGTGA